CGCCGCCGAGCTGGTCTTCGTCCTCGTCGTCGGCACCTGGACGCTGGCCGACCCGTCCGCGTTCCCGGACGCGACGGTGTGGTCGGACTACGGGATGGGCTATCTGTTCATCCCGGTGATCCTGCCGGTGCTCGGCATGTTGTGGCTGCGGAAGGCCAAGCGCTAGGCGCTACGCGCTCGTTGCGTACGCCCCCGCCTCGGCCTCCTTCTCCAGGGTCACGACCGTGAGGGCCGGGCTCGCCTGGCGCGCGGAGATCTGGACGTAACCGTGGCTCCGGTAGAGCCGCAGGTTGTGCTCGCTGCGGTGGCCGGTGAAGAGCTGGAAGCGCTTGGCTGCCGGCTCCGCGACGAAATGGGCCTCTATGGCGTCGAGCAGCCTGCCGCCGAGGCCGTGGCGCTGCATGCGCGGGTGGACGATCAGCTTGCCGATCCTGGCCGTGCCGCCGGCATCGACCGTGCCGCGTACGGATGCCACCACCTCGTCGCCGAGGCGCGCCACCAGCGCGTACCCGTCGGCCAGTTCGGCCCCCAGGGCCTCGAGGGTCTGGGTGAGGGGCTCGATGGAGTAGTCGCCGTAGAGTTCGGCCTCGCTCTGATAGCACAGGTACTGGAGCTTCAGAATCTGTTCGGCGTCCTGCGCAGTTGCCGCATGGATGGTCACGCTCATGCCCATGTGTGCATGCCTCCCGCTCACCTGTTCCGCCGGTTGTCTAACGCTCCCTTCCCCTGACTCCGGGAGCTGCAACCTCCGCCGCCAGCATTCTGCGCAGGCATCCCAGGCAACGGGAACGAACCGGACCAAGACTCCCCTGTGACATTCCCAACTCCCCTGCGATCTCCCGGTAGGTGGGGTCGTCCGGGGAGAGCATCGCGGCGAGCAGTTCGGGGCAGCGGCCGGGCGTCCTGGTGACCGCCGCGCGCACCTCTCGGCGCTGTTCCGCAGTGAGGGCGTGGTGCTCGGGGCGGGTCTCGGCGGACTCGGACGGCTCGACGGCGTACGGGAGTTCACGCCGCGCCAGGCGCCGGGCCCGCCGCGCCTCGGCCCGTACGGCGGAGCGCACCCAGCGCCTGGGCTCCGCCGGGGTCTGCTCCAGGAGCCGTACCCAGACGGCCTGTTCGAGGTCGGCGGGGTCGATACCAGCGGCGGAGGCTTCGGCGGCGGCCTCTGCGGCGAGAAGCGGAGTCAGTTCTTCTACGAGGTTCATGCCGGGCGGGACGCGGCGGCCGCGGGCGGCGGTTTCCGCGGGGGCCGCATCTCACCCGTACGGGGTCAGCGGCGGTTGAAGTCCGCCGCGGCGAGGAGGGCGGTGTCCGCGTTGTCGGAGAAGACCCCGTCGATGCCGGTCTCGAAGTACCGCTGGAAGGCGCCGAACGCGTCGCCGTAGGCGTTGGGGTCGGTCCCCTTGCGGTACTCGGCGGGCAGGAAGGAGTTCTCGTTGCGCATCGTGTACGGGTGGAGGATCAGCCCCTGCGCATGGGCGTCGCGCACGAGCGTGGTCGGCTGGGTGAGCTTGCCCGACGCGTCCTTGGGGATGATCAGGTCGAGGGTGGGGCCGATGCCCTGGGCGTACGAGGCGATCCACTTGAGCCCGGCGGGCGTGACGAGGTCGTCGACCGTACGCAGGTCGCCCGACGCGACGAAGTCCCAGGGGCGGGTGCCGGCGCCGGAGAGCAGCACGACGCCGGGCGTCGAGACGAGCCGGGAGAGGCGCTGGATGGAGGTGGGCTCGAAGGACTGGAGGATCAGCGGGGAATTGCGGTGGTCGCGCCCGTACTTGCGGAGCAGCTTGACGACCCGCTCCTCCAGGCCGAGGCCGATCCCGCGGAAGTAGGTGGGGTGCTTGGTCTCGACGTACAGCCAGACCGGCTTGCCGCGCTTGCGCCCTTCCTTCTCGGCCCAGCGCAGCACCTCCTCGAAGGTGGGGATGGACCAGCGGCCGTCGTAGAGCGTGTTGCGCTGCCGGTTGCCCGGGATGCGCTCCTTGGCGCGCAGCGTCTTGAGCTCTGCAAGCGTGAAGTCCTCGGTGAACCAGCCCGTGATCGCGACGCCGTCGACGGTCTTGGTGGTCTTGCGCGCGGCGAACTCGGGGTGGTCCGAGACGTTGGTGGTCGCCGTGATGTCGTTCTCGTGCCGGCAGACGAGATGCCCGTCCTTGGTCGGCACGAGGTCCTGCTCGATGAGGTGCGCGCCGAGTTCGAGGGCGAGCTGGTACGAGCCGAAGGTGTGCTCGGGCCGGTAACCGGCGGTCCCGCGGTGCCCGATGACGGTCGGCACGGGCAGCTCCTTGTACGAGGCCCCGTGTCCCCCGCTGCGCTCGTCGGCTCTCGCCACGGCGGGCAGCCCGAACGCGGCTGTGGACAGCACAGCCGCTCCCAGTACGGTCCGCCGGCCGGGGCTCTTCTCCGCGCCCTGAGTCATGAAAGCTCCCTGTGTGATGTCCCGCACCTGTCAAAGCGAAGTGCCCGATGGTAGGCAGCCGGGGCTTACGAACGGGAGAGCGTGGACACAACGGCGTGGTGCGCGCAGGTGTCCAATCGACGCCCGTCGATCTTCTTGAGCGTTCGCTCAAAATGGGCTAGCTTGCAGTTTGAGCAAACGCTCAAAACCGTGAGAAGGAGGGGGCTTGCGGCCATGGGTCTGTACGTGGAGACCGTGATCGACGCCGATATGGACGTCCTCTGGGAGCGGACCCAGAACCCGGCGCTGCACCAGTCCTGGGACCTGAGGTTCACCTCGATCTCCTACCTGCCCCGCACCGAGGGGGAGCCGCAGCGCTTCCGCTACGCGACCCGGCTGCTGCCCCTCCTGTGGATCGCCGGCACCGGAGTCAGCGCGGGCGAGCGGCAGCGGTCCGACGGCACGCGCGTCTCGGCGCTGCGCTTCGCCTCGGACCACCCGCTCTCGCTGCTCGCCAAGGGCAGCGGCTACTGGCGCTACGTCCCCGGCCCCGCCGGGATCCGTTTCCTGACCGGCTACGACTACCGCCCGCGCTGGGGTCGCTTCGGGGCCCTCGCCGACCGGCTGGTTTTCCGGCCGCTCATGGGCTGGGCCACCGCCTGGTCCTTCGACCGGCTGCGACTGTGGTGCGAACGCGGGACCCACCCGCGCGCCGCCCTCACGCGCGCCCTCGGGGAATGCACCCTGCGTCTGGCCCTGGTCCTGGCCGTCCTGCTCGCCGCTCCCGTCGCCCCGCTCGCCCTCGCGGCCGGCACCGCCGTCCTCGCCGCCCTGCTGCCCCCGCTGCCCGGCACCCCCTCCGCACGCCGCTGCCGACGCACCCCGCCAGGGCGCGTCCGTGCCCCTCGCCTGCTTGCCACCCTGGAGCCCTCGTGACCTCGATCTTCCAGACCCACATGGGCGCCGACTTCGGCCGCCTGCACCCCGAGATCCGGCGGCGGTTCTCCGTCGGGCTCGACAGCGGCGAAGCGTGCGTCGGGCGCGGGACGATGGAGCGCATCCGCCACGGCGCCCCTTACGTCAAGCCGTTCCTCCGGCTCGGCGGCATGCGCAACATCCTCGTCCCGCGCGAGGGCCATGACGTGCCCTTCGTCATCGAGAACTTCCCCTACGTGGACTCCTTCGGCCGCGAGACCGTCACCTTCGTACGGACCTTCCAACTGCCCGACGGCCCCCACCGCTTCGACGCCACCATGGTCTTCAGCCCCGAGCGCGACTGCGTCCTCGACTACCTCGGCACCCACCAACACCTCGCCAGCGACCTCCACATGAGCGCCGAGCCCGACGGCTCGCTCCTCATCCGCTCCGGCGAGCACCGCTTCCGCGAGGGCCCCGTGGACGTGCACGTCCCCTCCCTGATCGCAGGCGAGGCCGAGGTCCGCGAGTCGTTCGACGAGAGCACCGGCAGCTTCCAGATCCGGGTGCGGGTGACCAACCGGCGCTTCGGCTTCCTCTTCGGCTACGAGGGCTCCTTCACCGCCGAGTACGTCAACGCGGGCGGGAGCGGACTCCGCGCCGGGCTGCGCCCCGTCCGCGAGGAGGCCCGCGCGTGAGCGCGTCCGGCGGGGCCACGCGCCTCAAACTCCTCGAAGGAGCCCTGCAGACCCTGGTCGAGCAGGGCATCGCCAAGACCTCGGCCCGCTCGATCGCGACCACTGCCGGAGTCAACCAGGCGCTGGTCTTCTACCACTTCGGCTCCGTCGACGAACTCCTCGCCGCTGCCTGCGTGCACGGCGCCGAACAGCGCGTCTCCCGCTACCGCGTGCGCCTCGCCGCCCTCGACTCCGTCACGGAACTCCTGGCCTTCGCCCGTACGATGCACGCCGAGGAACGGGCCGCCGGCCAGGTGGCCGTCCTCGGCCAGCTGCTGGCCGCCGGACAG
The sequence above is drawn from the Streptomyces sp. NBC_01465 genome and encodes:
- a CDS encoding helix-turn-helix domain-containing protein; protein product: MSASGGATRLKLLEGALQTLVEQGIAKTSARSIATTAGVNQALVFYHFGSVDELLAAACVHGAEQRVSRYRVRLAALDSVTELLAFARTMHAEERAAGQVAVLGQLLAAGQTAPALAAATSAGLALWIEELETVLIRLLAATPLAAFADPAGLARAAAASFVGIELYEGVDPEGAARALDSLEQLAVLAQALEGLGPLSQRAITHGLRRRTRD
- a CDS encoding glycerophosphodiester phosphodiesterase, producing MTQGAEKSPGRRTVLGAAVLSTAAFGLPAVARADERSGGHGASYKELPVPTVIGHRGTAGYRPEHTFGSYQLALELGAHLIEQDLVPTKDGHLVCRHENDITATTNVSDHPEFAARKTTKTVDGVAITGWFTEDFTLAELKTLRAKERIPGNRQRNTLYDGRWSIPTFEEVLRWAEKEGRKRGKPVWLYVETKHPTYFRGIGLGLEERVVKLLRKYGRDHRNSPLILQSFEPTSIQRLSRLVSTPGVVLLSGAGTRPWDFVASGDLRTVDDLVTPAGLKWIASYAQGIGPTLDLIIPKDASGKLTQPTTLVRDAHAQGLILHPYTMRNENSFLPAEYRKGTDPNAYGDAFGAFQRYFETGIDGVFSDNADTALLAAADFNRR
- a CDS encoding DUF4166 domain-containing protein, encoding MTSIFQTHMGADFGRLHPEIRRRFSVGLDSGEACVGRGTMERIRHGAPYVKPFLRLGGMRNILVPREGHDVPFVIENFPYVDSFGRETVTFVRTFQLPDGPHRFDATMVFSPERDCVLDYLGTHQHLASDLHMSAEPDGSLLIRSGEHRFREGPVDVHVPSLIAGEAEVRESFDESTGSFQIRVRVTNRRFGFLFGYEGSFTAEYVNAGGSGLRAGLRPVREEARA
- a CDS encoding sigma-70 family RNA polymerase sigma factor, whose protein sequence is MNLVEELTPLLAAEAAAEASAAGIDPADLEQAVWVRLLEQTPAEPRRWVRSAVRAEARRARRLARRELPYAVEPSESAETRPEHHALTAEQRREVRAAVTRTPGRCPELLAAMLSPDDPTYREIAGELGMSQGSLGPVRSRCLGCLRRMLAAEVAAPGVRGRER
- a CDS encoding GNAT family N-acetyltransferase produces the protein MGMSVTIHAATAQDAEQILKLQYLCYQSEAELYGDYSIEPLTQTLEALGAELADGYALVARLGDEVVASVRGTVDAGGTARIGKLIVHPRMQRHGLGGRLLDAIEAHFVAEPAAKRFQLFTGHRSEHNLRLYRSHGYVQISARQASPALTVVTLEKEAEAGAYATSA